A single Uloborus diversus isolate 005 chromosome 7, Udiv.v.3.1, whole genome shotgun sequence DNA region contains:
- the LOC129226863 gene encoding uncharacterized protein LOC129226863, with the protein MAKKLQVAQAKFKLHLKEVGRFESMLNDFIAKPNTDILLYENLLSELEDTEDILNNVILEVMVNESDEETDDYENFSKAKKSIHSIKSQIQRILSDLKPTEESASRTVSQTVEPKPNLKLPKFNLPTFDGDIQNWISFKQVFTSAIGSNKALTNCQKLQYLNAAVSGNAHRLIKGFPVVEANYAQAWETLSNRYDNKRELAYSLCTKIFNIKSGKMSSKFLHEMIDCCNESVRNLNTLGLKLNKLSEIILIHFLQKRLDENIRRQWELTLESDEFPSYQKFMQFLELNARSLHSSKDSSKDYAKEEKSKAQTLTYTNTTSNKAAFAKAINCTYCNSNHTIFRCPKFSGLNFRDRLEFVKKRKLCFNCLRENHDVYNCKVTMHCRVCSRKHHTLLHCQSNKSSTHETELNSKKENSNSDLSQTMQHDSNAVSLSGTNNSEKTLLTTAMIKVKDVMGGYQDCRALIDCGSQNSLISEDCFQQLGLNSATCNCTIKGIGNSITSQSSKMVKLEFTPYFNSNKLFMEALVVKNLTIDLPNCNMTNVNWPHLKNLKLADPQFHISRPVDILIGADVFLDLIEGEQIKNKHNAPGALDSKLGWLLMGKVSSYSPKSKSYTFHHDVNQELDLTLQKFWELDSIPNEDKDNLNSEEITCEQFYENTTKRAISGKYTVKLPFKREIDLGESRTKAVSRFLSQEKKFEKDKILAERYKGFMQEYIALNHMELVPENEKLNSKSFYMPHHGVIREQSTTTKLRVVFDASAKSSENISLNDILHKGPKLQLDLSFILMNFRTHSIALTADIEKMFRMITVSKEDCDFQRIIWRTDSTSEIKDYRLLTVTYGTACAPYLAVKTIQQLAADEQSLFPKAAEIVKTDFYMDDLLTGADSTSEARNIVLEMNELMKKGGFTLRKWLSNDPKVIEFLPEDLKATIYPKELGEEHSIKVLGIEWDPITDYFRIQIKPPSEVKNKRQLLSNIAKIYDPLGFLAPTTLLAKLLIQELWSEKIGWDENLPEQIMSKWQKFASELMHLKEIKIPRSLKDKCSISKSVEIHAFCDASQKAYSAVIYLRFRLENGEIKVSFLVAKTRVAPLRKITLPRLELCSAVLLSRLYKSIKNRLLIVTDFDYFYTDSQIVLDWIKSESRRWKVFVANRVSEIQKLTPVENWFHVRSEDNPGDCASRGILPSKLKEHKLWWKGPVWLSDPNFSINSSAFFHPVKESDKEQEESESVLGCLKVESSPFIQNYSSYVKLIRITAWCLRFIKNCKTIAEKRKFGFLTSEEKSEAISRVIKIVQDEEFKLEIPMHAGVQTTLFLIRENFWIISGRNAVRNIIRKCIVCLKANSLNSKQLMGNLPKERVIPARAFSKCGLDFAGPVITKPNLKRSKVTLKSYIALFVCFTTKAIHLEVVSDLSTGAFLACLRRFIGRRGKPSDIFSDNATNFKGARNYLNAQAIICSSEDVQNYATEENINWHFIPPITPHFGGLWESNIKTVKKHLIKASNSAILNFEELSTLLIQIEACLNSRPLTPLSADPMDLQPLTPGHFLIGAPLLSFPEQYSAETNSAFSCRWKVVQCIRNRFWNRWSQEFLTEMQERCKWRKATSNVKVGQLVLLREDNRPPLHWCLARITKVYPGDDGLVRVVDVKTSSAVYKRSITKIVALPYEEFNFGLSSNAGEHGESPPRNAN; encoded by the exons ATGGCCAAAAAACTGCAAGTAGCTCAAGCTAAGTTTAAGTTACATTTAAAAGAAGTGGGTAGATTCGAATCAATGCTAAATGACTTTATTGCTAAACCAAATACAGATATCTTGCTATACGAAAATTTATTGTCGGAATTAGAAGACACGGAAGATATTTTAAATAACGTAATATTAGAAGTAATGGTAAATGAAAGCGATGAAGAGACCGATGATTACGAGAATTTTAGTAAAGCTAAGAAATCAATTCATAGcattaaaagtcaaattcaaagaATACTTTCAGATCTTAAACCAACGGAAGAAAGTGCTAGTCGAACCGTTAGTCAAACGGTAGAGCCCAAACCTAATCTAAAACTGCCGAAATTCAATTTGCCCACATTTGACGGGGATATTCAAAACTGGATAAGTTTTAAGCAAGTTTTTACCTCAGCTATAGGTTCAAACAAAGCATTAACCAATtgtcaaaaattgcaatatttaaatgCTGCTGTATCGGGAAACGCACACAGATTAATTAAAGGTTTTCCTGTTGTTGAAGCAAATTACGCTCAAGCATGGGAAACACTTTCAAACCGCTATGATAATAAGCGAGAACTCGCATATTCCTTATGCACAAAGATATTCAATATTAAGTCGGGTAAAATGTCTTCAAAATTTCTGCATGAAATGATTGACTGTTGCAATGAATCGGTGCGCAATTTGAACACGTTAGGTTTGAAACTGAACAAACTATCGGAAATTATACTAATACATTTCCTTCAGAAACGCCTAGACGAAAACATAAGAAGACAGTGGGAGTTAACTTTAGAAAGTGACGAGTTTCCTTCTTATCAGAAATTCATGCAATTCTTAGAATTAAATGCTAGAAGTTTACACTCATCAAAAGATTCATCAAAAGATTACGCGAAGGAAGAAAAATCTAAAGCTCAAACGCTTACTTATACTAACACAACATCTAATAAAGCTGCATTTGCAAAAGCCATTAATTGCACATACTGCAATTCTAATCATACGATATTTAGATGTCCAAAGTTTTCGGGATTGAACTTCCGGGATAGACTAGAATTCGTTAAAAAACGCAAACTGTGTTTTAATTGTTTAAGAGAAAATCATGATGTTTACAATTGTAAAGTAACAATGCATTGCAGGGTATGTTCAAGAAAGCATCATACTTTACTGCATTGTCAGTCGAATAAATCTAGTACTCATGAAACGGAATTAAACTCCAAGAAGGAAAATTCCAATTCTGATCTATCACAAACTATGCAACATGATTCTAATGCGGTATCTCTTTCGGGTACCAATAACTCTGAGAAAACACTATTAACCACAGCCATGATTAAAGTAAAAGATGTTATGGGTGGTTATCAGGACTGTAGAGCTCTTATCGACTGTGGGTCTCAAAATTCTCTAATATCGGAAGATTGTTTTCAGCAGTTGGGTCTTAATTCAGCTACTTGTAATTGCACCATAAAGGGAATAGGAAATTCAATCACAAGTCAATcaagtaaaatggtaaaattagAATTCACACCctatttcaattcaaataaattatttatggAAGCATTGGTTGTTAAAAACCTAACTATTGATTTACCCAACTGCAATATGACCAATGTAAATTGGCctcatcttaaaaatttaaaactagcaGATCCGCAGTTCCACATTTCCAGACCAGTGGACATACTAATCGGTGCTGATGTTTTTCTAGACCTGATAGAaggtgaacaaataaaaaataaacataatgctCCGGGTGCATTAGATTCTAAATTGGGTTGGTTGCTGATGGGAAAGGTTTCATCATATTCTCCAAAATCTAAAAGTTACACATTTCATCATGATGTAAATCAAGAATTGGATTTAACCCTCCAAAAGTTCTGGGAGTTGGATTCAATTCCAAACGAAGACAAAGACAATTTAAACAGCGAGGAAATTACATGCGAACAATTCTACGAAAACACAACTAAACGGGCTATTAGTGGAAAATATACAGTAAAGTTACCTTTTAAGAGGGAAATTGACTTGGGCGAGTCCAGGACTAAAGCCGTTTCGAGGTTTCTATCtcaagaaaagaaatttgaaaaagacaaaattcTTGCTGAACGTTACAAGGGTTTTATGCAAGAATACATAGCTTTAAATCACATGGAGTTAGTACCCGAAAATGAAAAGCTAAATTCTAAATCTTTTTACATGCCTCATCATGGTGTGATTCGAGAGCAAAGCACAACTACTAAACTTAGAGTAGTATTCGATGCTTCTGCAAAATCGTCAGAAAACATATCCCTAAACGATATTCTACACAAGGGTCCTAAACTTcagttagatttaagttttattCTAATGAATTTCAGAACTCATTCAATCGCACTAACCGCGGATATTGAGAAAATGTTTAGAATGATAACAGTGTCTAAGGAAGATTGTGACTTCCAAAGAATTATTTGGCGAACCGATTCAACTAGTGAAATCAAAGATTACAGGCTTTTAACAGTCACATACGGCACTGCATGTGCACCTTATTTAGCAGTAAAGACTATTCAGCAACTTGCTGCAGATGAGCAATCTTTATTCCCTAAAGCTGCAGAAATCGTAAAAACAGATTTCTATATGGATGATCTACTTACAGGCGCAGATTCAACATCAGAGGCTCGAAATATCGTCcttgaaatgaatgaattaatgaaaaaagGTGGGTTTACTTTGCGTAAGTGGTTATCAAATGACCCGAAGGTAATAGAATTCTTGCCCGAAGACTTAAAAGCGACTATTTATCCTAAAGAACTGGGGGAAGAACACTCTATTAAGGTACTGGGTATTGAGTGGGATCCTATCACAGATTACTTTAGAATACAAATCAAGCCACCAAGCGAAGTAAAGAATAAACGACAATTACTTTCCAATATCGCTAAAATTTATGACCCACTAGGATTTCTAGCACCAACAACCCTACTagcaaaacttttaattcaaGAACTGTGGTCCGAGAAAATAGGCTGGGATGAAAATTTACCAGAACAGATTATGAGCAAATGGCAAAAATTCGCATCGGAACTtatgcatttgaaagaaattaaaattccgCGAAGTTTGAAAGATAaatgttcaatttcaaaatcCGTTGAAATTCATGCATTTTGTGATGCGTCTCAAAAAGCTTACTCGGCAGTAATTTATTTACGCTTCCGTTTGGAAAACGGTGAAATTAAAGTCAGTTTTCTAGTAGCGAAAACTAGAGTTGCTCCTTTAAGGAAAATTACTTTACCAAGATTAGAACTTTGTTCTGCAGTATTATTGAGTCGTTTGTATAAAAGTATTAAGAATAGACTTTTGATTGTAACAGATTTCGATTACTTTTATACAGACTCGCAAATCGTTTTAGACTGGATAAAATCGGAATCGCGTAGATGGAAAGTATTTGTCGCAAATCGAGTATCAGAAATTCAAAAACTAACcccggttgaaaattggtttcACGTAAGAAGTGAAGATAACCCAGGGGATTGCGCCAGCAGAGGGATTCTGCCATCTAAGTTAAAAGAACATAAACTTTGGTGGAAAGGTCCAGTTTGGCTTTCTGACCCAAATTTTAGCATTAATTCAAGCGCGTTTTTTCACCCCGTTAAAGAATCGGATAAAGAACAAGAAGAATCGGAGAGCGTACTCGGTTGTTTGAAAGTAGAGTCAAGTccattcattcaaaattattcaagttaTGTTAAGCTAATTAGAATTACGGCTTGGTGTTTGAGGTTCATAAAGAATTGTAAAACTATTGCAGAAAAGCGCAAGTTTGGGTTTTTAACATCTGAAGAAAAATCGGAAGCTATTTCTCGGGTGATTAAAATTGTACAAGAtgaagaattcaaattagaaatac CTATGCATGCTGGTGTTCAAACAACTCTATTCTTGATTCGAGAAAATTTTTGGATTATATCAGGTCGGAATGCTGTTCGAAATATTATTCGAAAGTGTATCGTATGCTTAAAAGCTAATTCTTTAAATTCAAAGCAGCTAATGGGAAACTTACCCAAAGAAAGGGTAATTCCTGCTCGAGCCTTCTCAAAATGTGGATTAGATTTCGCTGGTCCAGTAATTACAAAACCGAATCTTAAGCGGTCAAAAGTAACTTTGAAAAGCTATATCGCATTATTCGTGTGCTTTACTACTAAAGCAATACATCTAGAAGTTGTATCGGATTTAAGCACGGGAGCCTTCTTGGCTTGCCTTCGCAGATTCATTGGAAGAAGAGGAAAGCCTTCTGATATTTTTAGTGACAACGCGACAAATTTCAAGGGcgcaagaaattatttaaatgctCAAGCTATTATTTGTTCTTCAGAAGATGTTCAAAACTATGCCACAGAAGAAAACATAAACTGGCATTTCATCCCTCCCATTACTCCTCACTTTGGGGGATTATGGGAATCTAACATTAAAACTgtgaaaaagcatttaatcaaggCGTCTAATTCTGCTATTCTTAATTTCGAAGAACTTTCAACCTTATTGATTCAAATAGAAGCATGTTTAAATAGCAGGCCTTTAACCCCTTTGTCTGCTGATCCGATGGACTTACAGCCTCTTACACCAGGGCACTTTTTAATAGGTGCACCCCTTCTGTCTTTTCCTGAACAATATTCTGCTGAAACTAATTCTGCTTTTTCTTGTAGATGGAAAGTAGTGCAATGTATTCGTAACAGGTTCTGGAACAGATGGTCTCAAGAGTTCCTAACAGAGATGCAAGAGAGATGCAAGTGGCGTAAGGCGACTTCAAACGTCAAAGTGGGTCAACTGGTGCTGCTGAGGGAGGACAACCGGCCGCCTCTGCATTGGTGTCTCGCCCGGATAACTAAAGTCTACCCTGGAGATGATGGTTTAGTGCGAGTCGTCGACGTGAAAACCTCATCGGCTGTCTACAAACGATCAATTACGAAAATAGTGGCCTTGCcgtatgaagaatttaattttggattGTCATCCAACGCGGGGGAGCATGGAGAGTCTCCGCCCCGAAATGCAAATTAG